The Chlorogloeopsis sp. ULAP01 genome window below encodes:
- a CDS encoding YciI family protein, whose product MPKYVMWGSYCEDVLEKRAPYRQVHLDGLAKQKESGVLITIGPTQDLTKVFGIYEAPDQDTVRQLVENDPYWKNGVWTEYTIKEWIQAF is encoded by the coding sequence ATGCCAAAATACGTAATGTGGGGAAGTTACTGCGAAGATGTACTTGAAAAACGCGCTCCTTATCGTCAAGTACATTTAGATGGATTAGCAAAACAGAAAGAATCTGGTGTATTAATTACTATTGGTCCTACCCAAGATTTAACCAAAGTTTTTGGCATTTACGAAGCTCCAGATCAAGACACAGTGCGCCAATTAGTAGAAAATGATCCTTACTGGAAAAACGGTGTTTGGACTGAATACACAATCAAAGAATGGATTCAGGCTTTTTGA
- the pheT gene encoding phenylalanine--tRNA ligase subunit beta, whose amino-acid sequence MRISIKWLRELVEVKLNPEDLAETLTMAGFEVEDIEDRRTWADGVVVGRVLERQPHPNADKLSVCQVDVGTGETLNIVCGAPNVRADIYVPVATVGTYLPNIDLKIKPAKLRGVPSNGMICSLKELGLPSDVDGIHIFTQENLPLGSDVRSLLGLDDVILDVTATANRADALSMVGIAREVAALTGAKLTIPEPDEASVPQGAGNLAIKVADTQACPAYIGTVIKQVKIAPSPEWLQQRLRAAGVRPINNVVDITNYVLLEWGQPLHAFDCDRLQSVTGGEKLTIGVRFANAGESLKTLDGQTRTLSTQNLLITANDKPVALAGVMGGEATEVHGNTQNLVLEAALFDPVAIRRSSRSVGLRSESSSRYERGVNSAGLEIATRRALSLLTELAFGKLVTQEIADTRPDPSTWTRSIELRLDRVNQVLGPIDLGEKNGELQSEDVERILTALSCQLTPIEERTWMVTVPPYRYRDLEREIDLIEEIARLYGYDRFCDTLPEKSEAGYLPFEQEMLRKLRAAFRAKGLTELMHYSLVKPGEDRQIVLANPLFVEYSALRTDLISGLIDAFQYNLEQGNGSLNGFEIGRIFWQEENGLQEADALAGIMGGDPTSSKWIRSGREQPMTWFEAKGILESVFQLMGLQVEYQPDCRDRRLHPGRTASLWLGGSRLGVFGQLHPQLQREKNLPDAISIFQLDLNVLLDALDQDEILVPAFKPYSTYPATDRDIAFFAPVKVTVAEIEKVITKVGKDLLESVELFDEYHGEHVPQGQRSLAFRLIYRASDRTLTDAEVEPVHQKVRDTLVEKFGVSLRS is encoded by the coding sequence ATGCGTATTTCTATTAAATGGCTGCGGGAACTAGTCGAGGTAAAGCTCAACCCGGAAGATTTAGCAGAAACTCTGACAATGGCGGGGTTTGAAGTTGAAGATATTGAAGATCGCCGCACTTGGGCAGATGGTGTTGTTGTGGGAAGAGTGCTTGAGCGCCAACCCCACCCCAATGCTGATAAATTAAGTGTTTGCCAAGTTGATGTTGGCACAGGTGAGACTTTAAATATCGTCTGCGGTGCTCCCAATGTCCGAGCAGATATTTATGTGCCAGTAGCAACAGTAGGCACTTATTTACCAAATATTGATTTAAAGATTAAACCTGCAAAACTGCGTGGTGTTCCGTCAAATGGCATGATCTGCTCTCTAAAAGAACTGGGTTTGCCTAGCGATGTAGATGGAATTCATATTTTTACCCAAGAAAATTTGCCACTGGGTAGTGATGTGCGATCGCTATTGGGTTTAGATGATGTGATTTTAGATGTGACTGCTACTGCTAACCGCGCTGATGCTTTAAGTATGGTAGGTATAGCGCGGGAAGTAGCAGCCCTCACAGGTGCAAAATTGACTATTCCCGAACCTGATGAAGCATCGGTTCCCCAAGGCGCAGGCAATTTAGCGATTAAAGTAGCTGATACGCAAGCTTGCCCCGCTTATATTGGCACAGTCATTAAACAAGTTAAAATTGCTCCTTCTCCAGAATGGCTGCAACAACGGTTGCGGGCTGCGGGAGTACGACCGATTAATAATGTAGTAGATATTACCAACTATGTATTGTTGGAATGGGGACAACCACTACATGCCTTTGATTGTGATCGCCTACAATCAGTTACTGGAGGCGAAAAATTAACCATTGGTGTCCGCTTTGCCAATGCAGGAGAATCTCTGAAAACTCTAGATGGGCAAACTCGCACTCTCTCCACCCAAAATTTGTTAATTACTGCCAATGATAAACCTGTTGCTTTAGCAGGAGTAATGGGCGGTGAAGCAACGGAAGTCCATGGAAATACGCAAAATCTAGTATTAGAAGCTGCACTATTTGATCCCGTAGCGATTCGTCGTTCTTCTCGAAGTGTGGGGTTAAGAAGCGAGTCTTCATCCCGATACGAGCGGGGCGTGAATAGCGCTGGATTGGAAATAGCTACACGCCGCGCCTTATCCCTACTAACGGAACTTGCTTTTGGAAAGCTTGTGACTCAGGAAATAGCCGATACCCGCCCCGATCCATCAACTTGGACACGTTCGATAGAATTGCGTTTAGATCGAGTTAATCAGGTGTTAGGGCCTATTGATTTGGGAGAAAAAAACGGAGAATTACAAAGTGAAGATGTAGAGCGCATCCTCACTGCCCTATCGTGCCAACTCACTCCTATAGAAGAGCGTACTTGGATGGTAACAGTACCACCCTATCGTTATCGGGACTTGGAGCGAGAAATTGATTTGATTGAAGAAATCGCCCGCCTCTACGGTTACGATCGCTTCTGCGATACTCTGCCAGAAAAGTCAGAAGCAGGCTATTTACCTTTTGAACAAGAAATGTTGCGCAAATTGCGCGCTGCCTTTCGAGCCAAAGGTTTGACAGAATTAATGCACTACTCCTTGGTAAAACCGGGAGAAGATAGACAAATAGTGCTAGCCAACCCTTTATTTGTAGAATATTCAGCGCTACGAACCGATTTAATTTCCGGGTTGATTGATGCTTTTCAATACAATTTAGAGCAAGGCAACGGCTCTCTCAATGGTTTTGAAATTGGGCGTATTTTTTGGCAAGAAGAAAATGGATTGCAAGAGGCAGATGCCCTAGCCGGAATTATGGGAGGCGATCCTACATCTAGCAAATGGATAAGAAGCGGGCGCGAACAACCCATGACATGGTTTGAAGCCAAAGGCATACTCGAAAGCGTATTTCAACTCATGGGCTTGCAGGTGGAATATCAACCCGATTGCCGCGATCGCCGCTTACACCCAGGGCGCACCGCTTCCCTATGGCTGGGAGGTTCTAGATTGGGTGTGTTTGGACAACTGCATCCCCAACTACAGCGAGAAAAAAATTTACCAGATGCAATTTCCATATTCCAGTTGGATCTAAATGTGTTGTTGGATGCGCTTGATCAAGATGAAATTCTTGTTCCTGCTTTCAAGCCTTATTCTACTTATCCAGCTACCGACAGAGACATTGCCTTTTTCGCACCAGTGAAAGTGACAGTTGCAGAAATTGAAAAAGTTATTACCAAAGTTGGCAAAGATTTGCTGGAGTCTGTGGAATTGTTTGATGAGTATCACGGCGAACACGTACCTCAAGGGCAGCGGAGTTTAGCATTCCGCTTAATCTATCGAGCCAGCGATCGCACTCTCACCGATGCAGAAGTAGAACCCGTGCATCAAAAAGTCCGCGATACATTGGTGGAGAAATTTGGCGTCTCTTTGAGAAGTTAA
- a CDS encoding VWA domain-containing protein has product MQDTLKLDEVVEFAENPEPRCPCVLLLDTSGSMQGIPINALNEGLLSFKDELIKNSLASRRVEVAIVTFDSHVNVVQDFVTADQFNPPILTAQGLTNMGSGIHKALDMIQERKAQYRSNGVAYYRPWVFMITDGEPQGESDNIIEQATKRLQVDEANKKVAFFTVGVENANMTRLSNIAVRTPLKLNGLNFVELFVWLSASMSAVSHSKVDEQVALPPIGWGSV; this is encoded by the coding sequence ATGCAAGATACATTAAAACTTGATGAAGTAGTTGAATTTGCCGAAAATCCTGAGCCACGTTGTCCTTGTGTGCTGCTACTCGATACATCCGGTTCAATGCAAGGAATACCAATCAATGCATTGAATGAGGGGTTACTGAGTTTTAAGGATGAATTAATTAAAAATTCCTTGGCATCCAGGAGGGTTGAAGTAGCAATAGTCACCTTTGATAGTCATGTCAATGTTGTACAAGACTTTGTGACAGCGGATCAATTTAATCCGCCCATATTAACTGCCCAAGGCTTAACTAACATGGGTTCTGGAATCCATAAAGCCCTAGACATGATTCAAGAGCGCAAAGCTCAGTATCGCAGTAACGGTGTTGCTTATTATCGTCCTTGGGTATTTATGATCACTGACGGAGAACCGCAAGGCGAGTCAGATAACATCATAGAGCAAGCTACGAAGCGTTTGCAAGTAGATGAGGCCAACAAAAAAGTGGCTTTTTTTACAGTAGGTGTAGAAAATGCCAATATGACACGGTTAAGTAATATTGCTGTCCGTACTCCATTAAAGCTAAATGGATTAAATTTTGTAGAGTTGTTTGTCTGGCTATCTGCGAGTATGTCAGCAGTTTCCCATTCAAAAGTAGACGAACAAGTGGCGCTACCTCCAATTGGTTGGGGTTCTGTTTAA
- a CDS encoding PP2C family serine/threonine-protein phosphatase — protein MKTSIKIPQWRVVAASVCGTSHIKNKQLCQDAHHFLILPDNVLVVAAADGAGSAILGKVGAMVATETAVETISRKETNQAALEDDAVVRSLLMESILTAKTAVEEEAVACNKKPHDLASTLIVVIATPGLVAVAQIGDGVAVVKDSMGNLSALTTPDNGEYMNETTFLVSPGAIERVQVKILRQSVVNLGVITDGLQWLAMNMAISAPHKPFFLPLFDFVANADDKIVAKEQLVKFLRSERIAQRTDDDLTLIVAALTD, from the coding sequence ATGAAAACTTCAATTAAAATACCTCAATGGCGGGTAGTCGCCGCATCAGTATGCGGTACAAGTCACATAAAAAATAAGCAGCTGTGTCAGGATGCTCACCATTTTTTAATATTGCCAGATAATGTTTTAGTGGTGGCAGCAGCAGATGGTGCTGGATCTGCCATTCTAGGTAAGGTTGGGGCGATGGTTGCGACAGAAACCGCAGTCGAAACTATATCTCGAAAAGAAACTAATCAGGCTGCACTTGAAGATGACGCTGTAGTGCGATCGCTTCTAATGGAGTCCATATTAACCGCCAAAACCGCCGTGGAAGAGGAGGCTGTTGCCTGCAACAAAAAGCCACACGATTTGGCAAGTACATTAATTGTTGTAATTGCGACTCCGGGACTTGTGGCAGTTGCACAAATCGGAGATGGCGTGGCAGTAGTGAAGGATAGTATGGGCAATCTGAGCGCACTTACCACTCCTGACAACGGAGAATACATGAATGAAACCACTTTTTTGGTTTCACCTGGTGCCATAGAAAGAGTACAAGTGAAAATATTACGTCAATCTGTAGTTAATCTCGGTGTTATTACTGATGGACTTCAATGGTTAGCGATGAACATGGCTATCAGCGCCCCTCACAAACCTTTCTTCCTTCCTTTGTTTGACTTTGTTGCTAACGCTGACGACAAAATAGTGGCGAAAGAGCAACTGGTAAAGTTTTTGCGTTCAGAGCGAATCGCGCAAAGGACAGACGATGATTTGACCCTGATCGTAGCAGCGCTAACTGATTAA
- a CDS encoding tetratricopeptide repeat protein: MQVLRCLPNQTLIPLNLTVSLGRGGEACIYTVPTDANLVAKVYHKPSEQQARKLEVMLSHPPENPTASLGHISIAWPLELLRAKDSSDSIIGFLMPRIRGMRPIIDFYNPRTRREHCPLFSYQYLLRTARNLAAAFAALHASGYCVGDVNESNILVSDTALVTVVDTDSFQVSDPDNDFVYRCPVGKPEFTPPELQNKTFAHCDRAIPHDLFGLAVLIFQLLMEGTHPFSGIYTGAGEPPPYEARIASGHFTYSKNHSVPYIPTPIAPAWKILHPSLQDLFVRCFEEGHNNPLLRPSAQTWALALAEAEESLMNCEVNPQHRYSNHLQSCPWCERALRLGGRDPFPSPAAIAAKEHLKPRPQSRKRYSQHRRAPQPVIPLQQIHRYSSFAHHNVPFYKPARKPKFYPIILGLLGLGTLGYLDLVVKFTSRPYLTQNSYSQQTFISPNTNNANRRNLTFAEYYKQGHASYKLKDYDQAIANFSLAIQQAPTYAKAYINRGNAHYNLKDYEAAIADYNQAIQTNPKEFKAYVNRGNARYMLAESSSDPEKYYNLAISDFNSALRFNEKEVEAYIRRGISHAQIAKYTGDSQLNYQKAIADFNQAIAINPSRAEAYFQRGLVRYQTAQYGSDFEKEYNQAITDFDQALLLNSRLAKVYLKRGMVRYELAQYGGSESSVNKNKAINDLQTAAKISLEQEDVDNYQQALSSICVVLENKCESVFQNTNFLD, translated from the coding sequence ATGCAGGTACTACGTTGTCTTCCCAACCAAACATTAATTCCTCTCAATCTCACTGTCAGTTTAGGGCGTGGTGGTGAAGCCTGTATTTATACAGTGCCAACTGATGCCAACTTAGTGGCTAAAGTTTATCACAAGCCATCAGAGCAACAAGCTCGCAAACTTGAGGTGATGCTCTCTCACCCACCAGAAAACCCAACAGCTAGCTTAGGACACATTTCGATTGCTTGGCCTTTGGAGTTGTTAAGAGCAAAAGATAGTAGTGACAGCATTATTGGTTTTCTAATGCCGCGCATTCGGGGAATGCGTCCAATCATCGATTTCTACAATCCCAGAACTCGTCGAGAGCACTGTCCTCTATTTAGCTACCAATACTTGCTTCGCACCGCTCGCAACCTAGCAGCTGCTTTTGCAGCTTTGCATGCCAGTGGATACTGTGTTGGTGATGTGAATGAGTCAAATATTCTTGTCAGCGATACAGCTTTGGTGACAGTTGTAGACACAGACTCATTCCAAGTAAGCGATCCAGACAACGATTTCGTTTACCGTTGTCCTGTTGGTAAACCAGAATTTACCCCACCAGAACTACAAAATAAAACTTTCGCTCACTGCGATCGCGCTATTCCCCATGACTTATTTGGTTTAGCAGTACTAATATTCCAACTGTTAATGGAGGGTACGCATCCATTTTCTGGTATTTACACAGGCGCAGGTGAACCACCTCCTTACGAAGCTCGCATAGCAAGTGGTCATTTCACTTACAGTAAGAATCATTCTGTACCCTATATTCCTACTCCAATCGCACCTGCTTGGAAAATTCTGCATCCCAGTTTGCAGGATCTGTTTGTGCGTTGTTTTGAAGAAGGACACAATAACCCCTTACTGCGTCCTAGTGCGCAAACTTGGGCTTTAGCTTTGGCAGAAGCTGAAGAATCCTTAATGAACTGTGAAGTTAACCCCCAACATCGCTACAGCAACCATTTACAATCTTGCCCTTGGTGTGAACGCGCTTTAAGATTGGGAGGACGCGATCCTTTCCCCTCACCAGCTGCGATCGCGGCAAAAGAGCATCTCAAACCCCGCCCACAATCAAGAAAGCGCTATTCCCAACATCGGCGTGCTCCACAGCCAGTTATTCCATTGCAACAAATTCATCGTTACAGTTCATTTGCTCATCACAATGTTCCTTTTTACAAACCTGCCAGAAAGCCCAAATTTTATCCAATTATTCTTGGCTTGCTTGGATTGGGTACATTAGGATATTTAGACTTAGTAGTTAAATTTACTAGTCGCCCTTATCTAACTCAAAATTCCTACTCTCAACAAACATTTATTTCTCCTAATACCAACAATGCCAATCGTAGAAATCTGACGTTTGCGGAGTACTATAAGCAAGGGCATGCCTCTTACAAACTCAAAGACTATGATCAAGCGATCGCAAACTTTTCTCTTGCAATCCAACAAGCTCCCACATACGCCAAAGCCTACATAAATCGGGGCAATGCCCACTATAACCTTAAAGATTATGAGGCTGCAATTGCAGATTATAACCAAGCAATTCAAACTAACCCCAAAGAATTCAAAGCATATGTTAATCGGGGTAATGCTCGCTATATGCTTGCTGAATCTAGTAGCGATCCTGAAAAATATTACAATCTAGCAATTAGTGACTTTAATAGTGCTTTGCGCTTTAATGAAAAGGAAGTGGAAGCATATATCAGAAGAGGCATTTCCCACGCTCAAATTGCCAAATATACAGGTGATTCGCAACTGAATTATCAAAAAGCCATAGCTGATTTTAATCAAGCGATCGCTATTAATCCATCAAGGGCAGAAGCCTATTTCCAACGCGGGCTTGTCCGCTATCAAACTGCTCAATATGGTAGTGACTTTGAAAAAGAATACAACCAAGCGATCACAGACTTTGATCAAGCTTTACTTCTTAATTCACGATTAGCAAAAGTTTATCTGAAACGAGGAATGGTTCGCTATGAACTTGCTCAGTATGGAGGCAGTGAATCTAGTGTTAATAAAAATAAAGCAATAAATGATTTGCAGACTGCTGCCAAAATTTCCCTTGAGCAAGAAGATGTTGATAATTATCAACAAGCCCTCAGTAGTATCTGCGTAGTTCTTGAAAATAAGTGTGAATCAGTCTTCCAAAACACTAATTTTTTAGATTAG
- the rfbF gene encoding glucose-1-phosphate cytidylyltransferase has product MKAVILAGGLGTRLSEETSIRPKPMVEIGGKPILWHIMKIYSAHGINDFIICCGYKGYIIKEYFANYFLHMSDVTFDMRFNQMSVHSGYAEPWRVTLVDTGDNTMTGGRLKRVKEHIGNETFCFTYGDGVCNVDITELIKFHQEQKTLGTLTAVQPPGRFGAIILGQEQTTITSFHEKPEGDGAWINGGYFVLEPEVINLIPDDSCVWEKEPLEKLAEMQQLSAFKHNGFWQPMDTLRDKNYLEELWKSGKAPWKAW; this is encoded by the coding sequence ATGAAAGCAGTGATTTTGGCTGGTGGGTTAGGCACACGCCTAAGTGAAGAAACTAGTATCAGACCAAAGCCTATGGTTGAAATTGGCGGGAAGCCAATCCTATGGCATATTATGAAGATTTATTCTGCCCACGGTATTAATGACTTCATCATTTGCTGCGGTTATAAGGGTTACATCATCAAGGAGTATTTTGCCAACTACTTCTTACATATGTCAGATGTAACCTTTGATATGCGGTTTAACCAAATGAGTGTACACTCAGGTTATGCTGAACCTTGGCGCGTCACTTTGGTAGACACAGGCGACAATACCATGACTGGTGGCAGATTAAAACGAGTCAAGGAACATATTGGAAACGAGACTTTCTGCTTCACCTACGGTGATGGTGTATGTAATGTTGATATTACAGAACTAATTAAATTTCATCAAGAACAAAAGACCTTAGGAACACTCACAGCTGTTCAACCCCCAGGACGTTTTGGTGCAATTATATTAGGACAAGAGCAAACCACAATCACCAGCTTCCATGAAAAACCAGAAGGAGATGGTGCTTGGATTAATGGTGGTTATTTCGTATTAGAACCTGAGGTAATCAATCTCATCCCAGATGATTCTTGTGTTTGGGAAAAAGAACCATTAGAAAAACTTGCAGAAATGCAACAGCTATCTGCCTTTAAACATAATGGTTTTTGGCAACCAATGGATACATTAAGGGATA